In Streptomyces longhuiensis, the following proteins share a genomic window:
- a CDS encoding aspartate-semialdehyde dehydrogenase, with protein sequence MAQTDRPTLAVVGATGAVGTVMLQILSQHADIWGEIRLIASPRSAGRKLAVRGEEVEVMALSEEAFDGVDVAMFDVPDEISAQWAPVAASKGAVVVDNSAAFRMDPDVPLVVPEVNPHAARVRPRGIVANPNCTTLSMIVAVGALHAEFGLRELVVSSYQAVSGAGRAGIDTLRQQMSLVAGTELGTNPGDVRRAVGDNTGPFPEPVALNVVPWAGSLREDGWSSEEMKVRDESRKILGLPDLKVAVTCVRVPVVTTHSLTVHARFQSEVTVDKAREILATAPGVVLFDNPAAGEFPTPADVVGTDPTWVGRVRRSLDDPAGLEFFVCGDNLRKGAALNTAQIAELVAQEFPPAA encoded by the coding sequence GATCCGTCTGATCGCCTCCCCGCGCTCGGCCGGCCGCAAGCTGGCCGTGCGCGGGGAGGAGGTCGAGGTCATGGCCCTGAGCGAGGAGGCCTTCGACGGCGTCGACGTCGCGATGTTCGACGTACCCGACGAGATCTCCGCGCAGTGGGCGCCCGTCGCCGCCTCCAAGGGGGCGGTCGTCGTCGACAACTCGGCCGCCTTCCGCATGGACCCGGACGTGCCGCTCGTCGTGCCCGAGGTCAATCCGCACGCCGCGCGCGTGCGGCCCCGCGGCATCGTCGCCAACCCCAACTGCACGACCCTGTCGATGATCGTCGCCGTCGGGGCGCTGCACGCCGAGTTCGGGCTGCGCGAGCTGGTCGTCTCCAGCTACCAGGCCGTCAGCGGGGCCGGCCGCGCCGGTATCGACACCCTGCGCCAGCAGATGTCGCTCGTGGCCGGTACGGAGCTCGGGACGAACCCGGGCGACGTGCGCCGCGCCGTCGGCGACAACACGGGCCCCTTCCCCGAGCCCGTGGCGCTCAACGTCGTGCCGTGGGCCGGGTCCCTGCGCGAGGACGGCTGGTCCTCCGAGGAGATGAAGGTGCGGGACGAGTCCCGCAAGATCCTCGGCCTGCCGGACCTCAAGGTCGCGGTGACGTGCGTACGCGTCCCCGTCGTCACCACGCACTCCCTCACCGTCCACGCCCGCTTCCAGAGCGAGGTCACGGTCGACAAGGCGCGCGAGATCCTCGCGACCGCGCCCGGGGTCGTGCTCTTCGACAACCCGGCCGCCGGTGAGTTCCCCACGCCCGCCGATGTGGTGGGCACCGACCCGACCTGGGTCGGCCGCGTCCGGCGCTCCCTCGACGACCCGGCCGGGCTCGAGTTCTTCGTGTGCGGGGACAACCTGCGCAAGGGGGCTGCCCTCAACACCGCGCAGATCGCCGAGCTGGTGGCCCAGGAGTTCCCGCCCGCCGCGTGA
- a CDS encoding SigE family RNA polymerase sigma factor: MAEVLDFTAVQARGAALRPPRRPRMSGSSGGMPVIAPMPAARPARIPAQREGAEETMAAGTTVDHLTETYRAHYRSLLGLAALLLDDTASCEDVVQEAFIRVHSARKRVRDPEKTLAYLRQTVVNLSRSALRRRILGLKLLTKPMPDMASAEEGAYDLLERDALKQALRGLQRRQREVLVLRYFADMTEAQVADALGISLGSVKAYGSRGIAALRVAMEAPA; this comes from the coding sequence GTGGCAGAGGTACTCGATTTCACAGCGGTTCAGGCGAGGGGTGCAGCCCTTCGCCCGCCCCGGCGTCCCCGGATGTCCGGTTCGTCCGGCGGCATGCCGGTGATCGCCCCCATGCCAGCAGCGCGGCCTGCCCGCATACCCGCTCAGCGCGAAGGCGCTGAGGAGACGATGGCAGCAGGCACCACGGTCGACCATCTGACCGAGACCTATCGCGCCCACTACCGGTCGCTCCTCGGTCTCGCGGCCCTGCTCCTGGACGACACGGCCTCCTGTGAGGACGTCGTGCAGGAGGCGTTCATCAGGGTCCACTCCGCGCGCAAGAGAGTGCGCGATCCCGAGAAGACGCTCGCCTATCTGCGGCAGACGGTCGTGAACCTCTCGCGTTCCGCCCTGCGCCGCCGCATCCTCGGCCTGAAGCTTCTGACGAAGCCGATGCCCGACATGGCGAGCGCGGAGGAGGGCGCGTACGACCTGCTCGAGCGCGACGCGCTGAAGCAGGCGCTGCGCGGGCTCCAGCGCCGTCAGCGCGAGGTTCTCGTCCTGCGCTACTTCGCGGACATGACCGAGGCGCAGGTGGCGGATGCCCTGGGCATCTCCCTCGGTTCCGTGAAGGCGTACGGATCCCGGGGCATAGCGGCGCTCCGCGTCGCCATGGAGGCCCCCGCATGA
- a CDS encoding SURF1 family protein translates to MYRFLLTPRWWGINVFVVLAIPFCIFMGSWQLGRFEDRVQGHKDASAQSTANEKAAPRPLGSLLPVDQKTSGKRATATGHYGKQLLVPDRELDGRTGFYVVTLLRTEGDAGKALPVVRGWVPGAASAAKAPAAPRGEVTVTGALQASESPGSGGASAAGGLPAGQLGAISAASLVNLVPYDVYDAWVTLDKADSGMTAVPATAPQGSGLDLKAFQNLGYTGEWFVFAGFVIFMWFRLLRREAEFERDAALGLTEPDATGTAPASADVPEAHDSADVPDAADSPEPASPETARG, encoded by the coding sequence GTGTACCGGTTCCTCCTGACCCCCCGGTGGTGGGGGATCAACGTGTTCGTCGTGCTCGCCATCCCCTTCTGCATCTTCATGGGCTCCTGGCAGCTCGGCCGCTTCGAGGACCGGGTGCAGGGCCACAAGGACGCCTCGGCGCAGTCGACGGCGAACGAGAAGGCCGCGCCCCGGCCGCTCGGCTCCCTGCTGCCCGTGGACCAGAAGACGTCCGGCAAGCGGGCCACCGCGACCGGGCACTACGGCAAGCAGCTTCTGGTCCCCGACCGTGAGCTCGACGGCAGGACCGGCTTCTACGTGGTGACGCTGCTGCGCACGGAGGGGGACGCCGGCAAGGCGCTGCCCGTCGTACGCGGGTGGGTGCCCGGTGCGGCGAGCGCCGCGAAGGCTCCCGCGGCGCCCCGGGGTGAGGTCACCGTCACCGGTGCGCTTCAGGCCTCCGAGAGCCCGGGCTCGGGCGGGGCGTCCGCCGCGGGTGGCCTGCCGGCCGGACAGCTCGGCGCGATCAGCGCGGCGTCCCTGGTGAACCTCGTCCCGTACGACGTCTACGACGCGTGGGTCACGCTCGACAAGGCGGACTCGGGGATGACGGCGGTACCGGCGACGGCGCCGCAGGGCAGCGGCCTCGACCTGAAGGCGTTCCAGAACCTGGGCTACACCGGCGAGTGGTTCGTCTTCGCGGGCTTCGTGATCTTCATGTGGTTCCGCCTGCTGCGCCGCGAGGCGGAGTTCGAGCGGGACGCCGCGCTGGGGCTCACGGAACCCGATGCAACCGGCACGGCCCCGGCCTCGGCAGACGTCCCGGAGGCCCATGACTCCGCAGACGTCCCGGACGCGGCGGACTCCCCTGAGCCCGCGAGCCCCGAGACGGCACGAGGCTAG
- a CDS encoding S9 family peptidase, producing MTESNGAPRGAGGGSMPDWEKRFRAPRVSLPDWAEDAPDRSLFVSNATGTYELYAWDRATGEQRRATDRPNGTTDGVLSPDGEWIWWFSDKDGDEFGVWLRQPFGGGDDVPAVDGLEASYPAGLAIGRDGSTAVVGRSTDEDGTTIHVVRGGGAPQEIYRHRESAGVGDLSHDGTLIAVEHTEHGDAMHSALRVVRPDGTTVAELDDTKGGSQELGLEVLGFAPVDGDTRLLVGHQRRGRWEPMVWDVASGEETDLALDLPGDVSAEWYPDGSALLVAHSFEARSDLWRYEFGSGALTRVETPPGTVSGATARPDGSVEYLWSSAAEPSVVRSTSGGVVLDPPGLKAPVSVPVEDVWVEGPGGRIHALVQKPAGATGPLPTVFEVHGGPTWHDSDSFAAGPAAWVDHGYAVVRVNYRGSTGYGREWTDALKHRVGLIELEDVSAVREWAVSSGLADPDRLVLAGGSWGGYLTLLGVGTQPDVWALGLAAVPVADYVTAYHDEMEALKALDRTLFGGTPEEVPDRFTASSPLTYVDEVKAPVYISAGVNDPRCPIRQIDNYVDRLVARGATHEVYRYDAGHGSLVVEERIKQVRLELDFAARHLS from the coding sequence ATGACTGAGAGCAACGGGGCCCCTCGGGGGGCGGGCGGCGGTTCCATGCCGGACTGGGAGAAGCGCTTCCGTGCGCCGCGGGTGTCCCTGCCCGACTGGGCGGAGGACGCGCCGGACCGCTCCCTGTTCGTGTCGAACGCGACGGGGACGTACGAGCTGTATGCGTGGGACAGGGCGACGGGCGAGCAGCGCAGAGCGACGGACCGGCCGAACGGGACGACGGACGGCGTCCTGTCCCCCGACGGCGAGTGGATCTGGTGGTTCAGCGACAAGGACGGGGACGAGTTCGGCGTGTGGCTGCGCCAGCCCTTCGGCGGGGGCGACGACGTCCCCGCGGTGGACGGGCTCGAAGCCTCGTACCCGGCGGGCCTGGCCATCGGGAGGGACGGCTCGACGGCGGTCGTGGGCCGCTCCACGGACGAGGACGGCACGACGATCCATGTCGTCCGCGGCGGCGGCGCGCCCCAGGAGATCTACCGGCACCGCGAGTCGGCGGGCGTCGGCGACCTCTCGCACGACGGCACCCTCATCGCCGTCGAGCACACGGAGCACGGGGACGCCATGCACTCGGCGCTGCGTGTGGTGCGGCCCGACGGGACGACGGTCGCCGAGCTCGACGACACCAAGGGCGGCTCGCAGGAGCTGGGCCTGGAGGTCCTGGGCTTCGCTCCGGTGGACGGGGACACCCGGCTCCTCGTCGGGCATCAGCGGCGCGGGCGCTGGGAGCCGATGGTGTGGGACGTGGCGTCGGGCGAGGAGACCGATCTCGCCCTCGACCTGCCCGGTGATGTCTCCGCCGAGTGGTATCCGGACGGCTCGGCGCTCCTGGTCGCGCACAGCTTCGAGGCTCGCAGCGACCTGTGGCGGTACGAGTTCGGCTCGGGCGCGCTGACCCGCGTCGAGACGCCGCCGGGCACGGTGTCGGGAGCGACGGCGCGGCCCGACGGCAGTGTGGAGTACCTGTGGTCGTCGGCGGCCGAGCCGTCGGTCGTGCGGTCCACGTCGGGCGGCGTGGTCCTCGATCCGCCCGGGCTCAAGGCGCCGGTGTCCGTGCCGGTGGAGGACGTGTGGGTCGAGGGACCCGGCGGCCGCATCCACGCCCTCGTCCAGAAGCCGGCGGGGGCCACGGGACCGCTGCCCACCGTGTTCGAGGTGCACGGGGGGCCGACCTGGCACGACAGTGACTCGTTCGCGGCGGGACCGGCGGCCTGGGTGGACCACGGGTACGCGGTGGTCCGCGTCAACTACCGGGGCTCGACCGGATACGGGCGCGAGTGGACGGACGCGCTCAAGCACCGCGTCGGCCTCATCGAGCTGGAGGACGTCTCGGCGGTCCGCGAGTGGGCCGTGTCGTCCGGGCTCGCCGACCCGGACCGGCTCGTCCTCGCGGGCGGCTCGTGGGGCGGGTACCTCACGCTCCTCGGCGTGGGCACCCAGCCGGACGTCTGGGCGCTGGGCCTCGCGGCCGTGCCCGTCGCGGACTACGTCACGGCGTACCACGACGAGATGGAGGCCCTCAAGGCGCTGGACCGCACGCTGTTCGGCGGCACCCCGGAAGAGGTCCCCGACCGCTTCACCGCGTCGTCCCCGCTGACGTACGTGGACGAGGTGAAGGCCCCGGTCTACATCTCGGCGGGGGTCAACGACCCGCGGTGCCCGATCCGCCAGATCGACAACTACGTGGACCGGCTCGTGGCACGCGGCGCCACGCACGAGGTCTACCGGTACGACGCGGGGCACGGTTCGCTCGTCGTGGAGGAGCGGATCAAGCAGGTTCGGCTGGAGCTGGACTTCGCGGCGCGGCATCTGAGCTGA
- a CDS encoding helix-turn-helix domain-containing protein encodes MTHDSTPEAGDPGPVPDGEPGLAPDAGPSRPAHPADLTDPADPADPADPADEPIGRRVLRLRTERGLTQRQVAEPAYTPAYISTLEAGRVRPSEAALRHVAERLGVTYEELTTGQPAHFATRLRLRLTEAQRGLTTGAAEEAAVLYEQLRAEAERHGLAAEQAAAELGLGECALETGELPDAHRHFEAAEALLVATGAPLPQRAPVIRARALAHYLSGELRYACYLLESALDELNTSGLHDPDALLLLYTATIAPYMDMGAHARAAQAAELALSLAPQAGDPVLVAKMHRSVARTLLAEGRAAEADASLGKAAELYQRLQIRTELAHCHWMRGYVHAQNGRLADAERELRTARDMLSAKRAVLYTTQVEVELADVLRRRGSSDEAAALLRALLGDLNPERGAVHAAGAHRLLGIIAEESGAAGAPEETAAAEAAEEHYVTALSLLERAGAAGDLADLADLCRLLGDLYRRTGRIDAALDTYRTGLGHRAAPGTTTLGPAPAEPPV; translated from the coding sequence ATGACGCACGACAGCACCCCGGAGGCGGGTGACCCCGGCCCCGTACCGGACGGGGAACCCGGTCTCGCACCGGACGCCGGACCGTCCCGACCCGCCCATCCCGCCGATCTCACCGATCCCGCCGATCCCGCCGATCCCGCCGATCCCGCCGACGAACCCATAGGCCGCCGCGTCCTCCGCCTGCGCACCGAGCGTGGCTTGACTCAGCGTCAGGTCGCCGAGCCCGCCTACACGCCCGCCTACATCTCCACCCTGGAAGCGGGCCGGGTCCGCCCCTCCGAGGCCGCCCTGCGGCACGTCGCCGAGCGGCTCGGCGTGACGTACGAGGAGCTCACGACGGGGCAGCCCGCCCACTTCGCCACCCGGCTGCGCCTGCGCCTCACCGAGGCCCAGCGCGGGCTCACGACGGGCGCCGCCGAGGAGGCCGCCGTCCTGTACGAGCAGCTGCGCGCCGAGGCCGAGCGGCACGGCCTCGCCGCCGAACAGGCCGCCGCCGAACTCGGCCTCGGCGAGTGCGCCCTGGAGACCGGCGAACTCCCGGACGCCCACCGCCACTTCGAAGCCGCCGAAGCGCTGCTCGTCGCGACCGGCGCGCCACTCCCCCAGCGCGCCCCCGTCATCCGCGCGCGTGCCCTCGCGCACTACCTCTCCGGAGAGCTGCGGTACGCGTGCTACCTCCTGGAGTCCGCGCTCGACGAGCTGAACACCAGCGGTCTGCACGACCCGGACGCCCTGCTGCTGCTCTACACGGCGACCATCGCCCCGTACATGGACATGGGCGCCCACGCGCGCGCCGCGCAGGCCGCCGAGCTCGCGCTCTCGCTGGCCCCGCAGGCCGGGGACCCCGTGCTCGTCGCCAAGATGCACCGCTCGGTGGCCCGCACTCTGCTCGCCGAGGGGCGTGCCGCGGAGGCCGACGCGTCCCTGGGCAAGGCCGCCGAGCTGTACCAGCGGCTCCAGATCCGCACCGAACTCGCGCACTGCCACTGGATGCGCGGGTACGTCCACGCCCAGAACGGCCGACTCGCGGACGCGGAACGGGAGTTGAGGACCGCGCGCGACATGCTGTCGGCCAAGCGGGCGGTGCTCTACACCACTCAGGTCGAGGTGGAGCTGGCCGACGTGCTGCGCCGCAGGGGCAGCAGCGACGAAGCGGCCGCGCTGCTGCGCGCCCTGCTCGGCGACCTGAATCCGGAGCGCGGCGCCGTCCACGCGGCGGGCGCGCACCGGCTGCTCGGCATCATCGCGGAGGAGTCGGGGGCCGCGGGCGCCCCCGAGGAAACGGCGGCGGCCGAGGCCGCGGAGGAGCACTACGTCACCGCGCTGAGCCTGCTCGAACGGGCGGGAGCGGCGGGCGACCTGGCCGACCTGGCCGACCTGTGCCGCCTGCTCGGCGACCTCTACCGCCGCACGGGCCGTATCGACGCCGCCCTCGACACGTACCGCACGGGTCTCGGGCACCGCGCCGCGCCCGGCACCACGACCCTCGGCCCGGCCCCTGCCGAGCCGCCCGTGTGA
- a CDS encoding M64 family metallopeptidase, with amino-acid sequence MPIPKSPRRPLPAALLAGVLAAAALGGAGLAGHADAAEAAGGSDTGSRTVEYFADSHAEGRHVRVPAAVPAKIRKEKRAPATAAPDGEVTALQKTGPSEGRLDLVIMGDGYTADQQEDFRQDAESKLDSIFAIEPYKSYKGLFNFWLVNTVSNESGVSGDPTQDVVKDTALSSYFFCDDVERLLCIDEKKVDSYAQQAPDSDIVFVVSNATKYGGAGYSGLQSTAGHTGIATMSSDNDRSYLIGAHELGHSIGLLADEYQYAGYGRYPGEEPVEPNTSVLTADGMSGAKAKWYRWLGESDPAGGTVGAYEGGGYYEYGIYRPTQNSIMRALDTEQFNLVGREAMIAGFYRDADVLTARTPTTRTLRPQDHIRVDLAPLAKGLSDVRVHWYVDGVEVRRAAAERTVTGKELGARKGTHTVTATAVDNSASLRDPAAIRAASNSVSWTVKTGK; translated from the coding sequence GTGCCGATACCCAAGTCCCCGCGCCGTCCCCTGCCCGCCGCGCTCCTCGCCGGTGTCCTCGCGGCCGCCGCCCTCGGTGGCGCGGGCCTCGCCGGTCACGCCGACGCCGCCGAAGCCGCAGGCGGGTCCGACACGGGGAGCCGTACGGTCGAGTACTTCGCCGACTCCCACGCAGAGGGCCGGCACGTCCGAGTTCCGGCGGCCGTACCGGCGAAGATCCGCAAGGAGAAGCGCGCGCCCGCGACGGCCGCCCCGGACGGCGAGGTCACCGCGCTGCAGAAGACGGGCCCCTCCGAGGGGCGCCTCGACCTCGTGATCATGGGTGACGGCTACACGGCGGACCAGCAGGAGGACTTCAGGCAGGACGCCGAGTCCAAGCTCGATTCGATCTTCGCGATCGAGCCGTACAAGAGCTACAAGGGCCTCTTCAACTTCTGGCTCGTCAACACGGTCTCGAACGAATCGGGTGTCTCCGGAGACCCGACCCAGGACGTCGTCAAGGACACCGCGCTCAGTAGTTACTTCTTCTGCGACGACGTCGAGCGGCTGCTCTGCATCGACGAGAAGAAGGTCGACTCGTACGCGCAGCAGGCCCCGGACTCCGACATCGTCTTCGTCGTCTCGAACGCCACTAAGTACGGCGGCGCCGGTTACAGCGGCCTCCAGTCGACCGCCGGGCACACCGGCATCGCCACGATGTCCTCCGACAACGACCGCTCGTACCTGATCGGCGCCCACGAACTGGGCCACTCCATCGGCCTGCTGGCCGACGAGTACCAGTACGCGGGTTACGGCAGGTACCCCGGCGAGGAGCCCGTCGAGCCCAACACCAGCGTCCTGACGGCGGACGGCATGTCCGGCGCCAAGGCCAAGTGGTACCGCTGGCTCGGCGAGAGCGACCCGGCGGGCGGGACCGTGGGCGCGTACGAGGGCGGCGGCTACTACGAGTACGGAATCTACCGTCCGACCCAGAACTCGATCATGCGCGCCCTGGACACCGAGCAGTTCAACCTCGTAGGCCGCGAGGCGATGATCGCCGGTTTCTACCGCGACGCCGACGTGCTCACGGCCCGCACCCCCACCACCCGCACCCTGCGCCCCCAGGACCACATCCGCGTGGACCTCGCCCCGCTCGCCAAGGGCCTGTCCGACGTGCGCGTGCACTGGTACGTCGACGGGGTCGAGGTGCGCCGCGCCGCCGCCGAGCGCACCGTCACCGGCAAGGAGCTCGGCGCGCGCAAGGGCACGCACACCGTCACCGCGACCGCCGTCGACAACAGCGCGTCGCTACGGGACCCGGCCGCGATCCGGGCGGCGTCCAACAGCGTCAGCTGGACGGTGAAGACGGGCAAGTGA
- a CDS encoding M56 family metallopeptidase encodes MIFAVWIPLLMPLLAVPAARRAAEWLPPRAAAWTLAGFSVVLAGSSTAALGLLASAGALRLPSVAALGHLSPPLLGDGSPVLVPASVLAALALAAGAFALVRTGLRQRREMRAARAGSGADDELSVRPDELPYAYALPGRPDRIVVTTGMLRALDAREREVLFAHERAHLAGRHHLFLATAELAVTLHPMLRGLREPLAYALERWADESAATATGDRALTARAIGRAALAAARVPGAGSRPRTALAVTAGPVPRRVTALLSTNAAVARPRRALRRALACALLVCAALSAGAVADAAHDLHAGVEVAQGETGR; translated from the coding sequence ATGATCTTCGCCGTCTGGATCCCGCTGCTCATGCCGCTGCTCGCCGTGCCCGCCGCACGCCGCGCCGCCGAGTGGCTGCCGCCCCGCGCGGCGGCCTGGACGCTGGCGGGCTTCTCCGTCGTCCTCGCCGGATCCAGCACGGCCGCGCTCGGCCTCCTCGCCTCCGCCGGGGCGCTGCGGCTGCCTTCCGTGGCCGCCCTCGGGCATCTGTCGCCACCGCTCCTCGGCGACGGCTCCCCGGTGCTCGTTCCCGCGTCGGTCCTCGCCGCGCTCGCGCTGGCGGCGGGCGCGTTCGCGCTGGTCCGCACGGGGCTGCGGCAGCGGCGCGAGATGCGGGCGGCCCGCGCCGGGTCCGGCGCCGACGACGAACTCTCCGTACGGCCGGACGAACTCCCGTACGCCTACGCCCTTCCGGGGCGCCCGGACCGGATCGTCGTGACGACGGGGATGCTGCGGGCCCTCGACGCGCGGGAGCGCGAGGTGCTCTTCGCGCACGAGCGCGCGCACCTCGCGGGCCGCCACCATCTGTTCCTCGCGACGGCCGAACTGGCCGTCACCCTGCACCCGATGCTCCGCGGACTGCGCGAACCGCTCGCCTACGCGCTCGAGCGCTGGGCCGACGAGTCCGCCGCCACCGCGACGGGCGACCGGGCGCTCACCGCGCGGGCGATCGGCCGGGCCGCCCTCGCCGCGGCCCGCGTCCCGGGGGCCGGGTCACGGCCCCGTACGGCGCTCGCCGTCACGGCGGGTCCTGTGCCGCGCCGCGTCACCGCTCTGCTGAGCACGAACGCCGCGGTGGCCCGCCCGCGCAGGGCGCTGCGGCGCGCGCTGGCCTGCGCGCTCCTGGTGTGCGCGGCGCTCTCGGCCGGCGCGGTCGCCGACGCGGCCCACGACCTGCACGCGGGCGTGGAGGTCGCGCAGGGCGAGACCGGCCGCTGA
- a CDS encoding BlaI/MecI/CopY family transcriptional regulator yields MAEEQERRPAGELEASVLAALWAAETPLTPGEVQRALADDLARTTVTTILTRLHAKGTVTRDRAGRGYAYRPAQDSHGLTARRMHAELDKDEDRGTVLARFVSELSTEDEHMLRALLDGGADSGAGSGADGAGEDRGGTSR; encoded by the coding sequence ATGGCCGAGGAGCAGGAACGGCGTCCCGCGGGCGAGCTCGAGGCGAGCGTCCTCGCCGCGCTCTGGGCCGCCGAGACACCGCTCACCCCCGGCGAGGTGCAGCGGGCGCTCGCCGACGACCTGGCCCGCACCACCGTGACCACGATCCTGACACGGCTCCACGCCAAGGGGACGGTCACCCGTGACCGCGCGGGCCGTGGCTACGCGTACCGGCCCGCGCAGGACTCGCACGGGCTCACGGCCCGCCGCATGCACGCCGAGCTCGACAAGGACGAGGACCGCGGCACGGTCCTGGCCCGATTCGTCTCCGAGCTGAGCACCGAGGACGAGCACATGCTGCGCGCGCTGCTCGACGGCGGAGCCGACAGCGGAGCGGGCAGCGGCGCCGACGGTGCGGGCGAAGACCGCGGGGGGACCAGCCGATGA
- a CDS encoding DedA family protein — MAVDPLAAAQAVNVLDAGSLLAAFGAIGVAVVLFAETGLLVGFFLPGDSLLFTAGLLCAGGSHGPVHLSLPQVLAAAVVGALAGAQAGYWIGRRGGRALLARSRAKRLHEGAARAEELLDRYGHAKAIVLARFVPVVRTVLNPLAGALGVPARVFTVWQIVGGLVWTVGLVLAGYGLGSSVPNVDRYLLPIVALVVIVSLIPLALEVGRSRARSRERDAAEEGTP, encoded by the coding sequence ATGGCCGTAGACCCCCTCGCCGCCGCCCAAGCGGTGAACGTGCTGGACGCGGGCTCCCTCCTGGCCGCCTTCGGCGCCATCGGCGTGGCCGTCGTCCTGTTCGCGGAGACCGGACTGCTCGTCGGGTTCTTCCTGCCGGGGGACTCGCTGCTCTTCACGGCCGGCCTGCTGTGCGCGGGCGGCTCGCACGGGCCCGTCCACCTCTCGCTGCCGCAGGTCCTGGCCGCCGCCGTCGTGGGCGCGCTCGCCGGGGCGCAGGCGGGGTACTGGATCGGCCGGCGCGGCGGCCGCGCGCTCCTCGCCCGCAGCAGGGCCAAGCGGCTGCATGAGGGAGCGGCCCGCGCGGAGGAGCTGCTCGATCGGTACGGCCACGCCAAGGCGATCGTCCTGGCCCGCTTCGTCCCCGTCGTCCGTACGGTGCTCAACCCGCTGGCCGGAGCGCTCGGGGTGCCGGCGCGGGTCTTCACGGTGTGGCAGATCGTCGGCGGCCTCGTCTGGACGGTCGGCCTGGTCCTCGCTGGCTACGGACTCGGCTCGTCGGTGCCGAACGTCGACCGTTACCTCCTGCCGATCGTCGCCCTCGTCGTCATCGTCTCCCTGATCCCGCTGGCCCTGGAGGTGGGGCGCTCCCGCGCCAGGTCACGCGAGCGTGACGCCGCGGAGGAGGGCACACCATGA